In Flavobacteriales bacterium, one genomic interval encodes:
- a CDS encoding LysE family transporter yields the protein MPILEGLGYGVITAFLIGPVFFTLLRAAMDYGFWGGASVALGIITSDVLVALICMTGAIALFEGNVNEGWLALAAGIILAVLGAWYTFNSNANKDQEVRLGSKNALGLYTAGFLVNFINPFVFVVWTGYSLRASAGYAADHNEWLFIISILVGIFLTDIVKSALAPKLRKILAPHLLKKVYRGIGIVLLLFSIRVFIHAYTHWS from the coding sequence ATGCCAATTTTGGAAGGACTTGGTTATGGTGTGATCACCGCATTCTTGATCGGCCCTGTGTTCTTTACGTTGCTACGCGCAGCGATGGACTATGGATTCTGGGGCGGTGCATCCGTGGCGCTCGGTATCATTACTTCGGATGTTCTCGTTGCGCTCATTTGTATGACAGGTGCCATTGCATTGTTCGAGGGCAACGTGAACGAAGGATGGCTTGCATTGGCGGCAGGAATTATTCTCGCAGTCCTAGGGGCGTGGTACACCTTCAATTCCAACGCGAATAAGGATCAGGAAGTACGGCTGGGGAGTAAGAATGCACTTGGCCTCTACACTGCTGGTTTCCTCGTGAACTTCATCAATCCTTTCGTGTTCGTGGTATGGACCGGATATTCATTACGCGCAAGTGCTGGGTATGCTGCGGATCACAATGAATGGTTGTTCATCATCTCCATTCTTGTAGGGATCTTCTTGACCGACATCGTGAAATCCGCACTAGCGCCGAAGCTTAGAAAAATACTTGCTCCTCACCTATTGAAGAAGGTGTATCGCGGCATCGGCATCGTGCTTTTGCTTTTCAGTATTCGGGTGTTCATTCATGCATACACCCATTGGTCATGA